The DNA window TTTCTCCAGTATTTCCTCTAAGACGCTCTGATTCCCTAAAATATTTACGAAACTGTTTTTCTAAAATACCATACATTCTTTTTAATTTCTGTTTCTCACGCATCTGAGATCCATAATCAGATGTACGTGCTCCAGAAATACGCCCATGTTGTCCAGGCTTCGATTCAGATTTACATTTTGAATCAAAAGATCTACGTGCGCTTTTCAAAAAAAGATCAGTTCCCTCACGACGAGAGAGCTTACATTTTGGTCCAATATAACGTGCCATGATAAATATTACCTTTATATACGACGACGCTTTGGAGGACGACATCCATTGTGAGGAACAGGAGTGATATCTGCTATACTTGAAATTTTAATACCAAGAGCATTCAAGGCTCTAACAGAAGATTCACGTCCAGGTCCAGGTCCTTTAATACGTACCTCGAGAGTTTTTATTCCAAAATCCAATGCAGCACGTCCAGCAGTTTCAGCAGCTACCTGTGCAGCAAATGGAGTTGACTTTCTTGATCCCTTGAAACCAGAAGAACCTGAAGTCGCCCAAGACAAAGCGTTACCTTGTCTATCTGTTATAGTTACGATAGTATTATTGAAAGAAGCATGTATATGCGCTATACCATCAGAAACATTTTTTTTTATTTTTTTGCGGATACGTGAAGAACCGCTTACAGAGTTTTTCGCCATAATCTAAATTCCTCAATTATTTTTTCAGAGAGGCAGCAGCACGACGTGGACCCTTTCGAGTACGAGCATTAGTGCGAGTTCTCTGACCTCGAACGGGAAGCCCCCTTTTATGACGCATACCACGATATGTACCAAGATCAATTAACCTTTTAATTGAAAATTGAATCTCTCGACGAAGATCACCTTCTACAGTGAACAAATTAACTTGTTCACGAATCCGCTCCAATTCCGCATCGGTCATATCCTTTATTTTTTTGCTAACAGAAACTCCAGAAGCTTCACAAATTTTGCGAGCACTAGAACGTCCAATACCAAAAATTGCGGTAAGACCAATCTCAGCATGCTGTTGTGGCGGAATATTAATGCCAGCAATACGGGCCATGACTGTTCCTTGAATAAATCATTTGTTCATCAATTCTAATATGATAAAAAAACATACTAACCTTGACGCTGTTTATGACGTGGATCGGTGCAAATAATTCGCACTACTCCATGACGTTTAATTACCTTACAATTGCGGCAAACCCGCTTAACCGATGCCATTACTTTCATGGTTAACTCCTAACTTTCCGTAACATTTCTTGGCTTACTTGGCACGGAAAATAATTCGAGCCCTAGTAAGATCATAAGGTGTTAGCTCTACAGTCACTTTATCTCCAGGCAATATTCTGATGTAATGCATGCGCATCTTACCAGATATATGACCTAAAACTACATGACCATTTTCGAGCTTAACGCGAAAATTCGCATTTGGAAGATTTTCCAAAACCTCTCCCTGCATTTGTATGACATCGTCCTTAGACATTATCTTTTTTACTTAAAATAAAACAAATATTTTTCATCATTCTAACTCTTGAAATTAGCTTTCTTAAGCAAAGAATCGTACTGATAAGACATAAGACAAGTTTGAACCTGTGTCATAAAGTCCATCGTTACAACCACAATTATTAAGAGAGAAGTACCTCCAAAACTAAAAGGCACACTCCACTTAGAAACCAAGAACTCTGGAACAAGACATATAATTAAAATATATAAAGCACCAACCAAAGTTAACCTAGTTAATATTTTATCAATATAACGTGAGGTTTGCTCTCCTGGTCTAATACCAGGTATCAAAGCTCCGCTTTTTTTGAGATTATCAGCTGTTTCTCTGCTATTAAATACTAAAGCCGTATAAAAAAAACAAAAAAACACTATAAGAACAGAATATAAAACTAAATAAACAGGTTGTCTAGGAGACAAATATTCAGCCAATTTACTTAACCAATCCATATGTTCTACTTCAGAAAACCAACTTGCAACAGTGGCAGGAAGCAACATAAGAGCAGAAGCAAATATAGGAGGTATAACTCCAGACATATTTAATTTTAATGGTAAATGAGAGTTCTGTCCTCTATAAATCTTATTCCCAACTTGACGTTGAGCATAATTAACAACAATTTTACGTTGACCCATCTCAACAAAAACTACTAAAAAAGTTACAACAATAACAACAGCAATGATAAAAAAGGCAGCAAATAATGTTATTGAATAAACGCGAACCATTTCTAAAAGAGCAAAAATAGCACTCGGAAGTTCCGACACTATTCCAGCAAATATTATCATGGAAATCCCATTACCTAAACCTCTTTCTGTAATTTGCTCTCCAAGCCACATAACAAACATAGTACCGGAAACTAAAGTTAAGACTCTTGTAAACTGATAGAAAAAACTGCTATCTATGATCAAACCTTGCTGTGAATCTAGAACTAATGTAACACCAATAGCCTGCACTAACGCAATCAAAACTGTAATATATCTTGTATATCTAGATATTTTTCTTCTTCCTGCCTCACCTTCCTTTTTCAAAGCATGCAATGAAGGAACAATGACACTTAATAACTGCACAAAAATAGAAGCAGATATATATGGCATAATACCTAAAGCAAACACTGAAAATCTAGATAAAGCTCCACCAGAAAACATATTAAATAAACTTATAATACCACCTTGATTTCTATTAAAAAGTTCTTCTAAAGCGTAGGGATCAACACCTGGAACAGGAACATGAGTACCAATACGATAAACTAAAAGAGCTAGAACAAGAAACAACGCTCTCCTTTTTAAATCAGAATAACCCAGATTATTGCCCAAAGATGAAATTCCTTTAGCCACTTCAAAATCCTCTTATAATATTGATCCACCAATCTCTTCTATTGCAACACGTGCACCAGCAGAAACAGAAATCCCTTTTAATATAAACTTACGAGATACAGAACCAGATTTTATAAGCTTAACAAATTTAACACCGTTTTTTATCAAACCAGCAGCTTTTAAAATTTGTAAATCAACCTCTTCTGTCGATAATTTCTGCAAATCAGACAAGCTAATTTGGGCATAAAGATGCTGATCTAATTGTCTAAAACCTCTCTTAGGAAGACGTCTTTGCAAAGGCATTTGTCCTCCCTCGAAACCAACTTTATGAAATCCACCAGAACGAGACTTTTGGCCTTTATGACCACGACCTGCCGTTTTACCAAAACCAGACCCTATACCACGACCAACTCTACGCCTAGAAAATTTACTGCCCTCAGCAGGACTAAGAGAATTCAATCTAATTTCTAACATCTTAATACCCCTAGATATCTGAAACATCAATAAGATAATTCACTTTACGAACCATTCCTCTCACTTCAGGGGTATCATTTAAAATACTAGTACTATTTACCTTGCGCAAACCAAGACCTCTAATAGTATCACGATGATCTTTCCTAGTCCCTATCGTAGAACGTAAAAGCTGAATTTTTATCTGCTTATTAGTCATAAAAATTACCCCAAAATTTCCTCAACACTTTTACCTCTTTTAGCAGCCACCTCTGATGGAGTAGAAGAAGAACGCAAGCCATTAAATGTAGCACGAACTAAGTTATAAGGATTACTAGAACCTAAACTTTTTGCAACAACATTCCGTACTCCCATTACTTCAAAAATAGCACGCATTGGACCACCAGCTATAACACCAGAACCCTCAGATGCTGGAGAAATAATAACTTTAGAAGCACCATGCTTACCAATCACAACATGCTGTAAAGTACCGTTTCTTAAAGAAACCTTAAACATATTACGGCGAGCTTGTTCCATAGCCTTTTGCACAGACATAGGAACTTCACGAGCCTTTCCCTTACCCATGCCTATACGGCCATCCCCATCACCAACAACGGTCAAAGCAGCAAAACTCATCGTCCTACCTCCCTTCACCACTTTACTGACACGGTTTACTGCTATCATTTTTTCACGCAAACCATCATTGTTTTCTTTATCTGTATTACTTTTGCCTTGTACTTTGGCCATTTTTTGAACCCTCGTTAAAACTTTAAGCCAGCATTACGTGCTGCATCCGCAAGTTCTTTCACTCTACCATGATAACGAAATCCCGAACGATCAAAAGCAACTTGATCAATTCCAGCAGCTTTAGCTTTTTCTGCAATACGAGCACCAACTATAGCAGCAGCTATTTTATTACCACCATGTGTAGTTTGAGCAGAAACCAAAGAACGCACTTCCGCTTCTATAGTGGAAGCACTAACTAAAACTCTATCTCCATCAGGCGAAATAATATTTGCATATATATGCAAATTAGAACGAAAGATAGAAAGACGATTAACCTGTAATTCCCTAATTCTACGTCTAGTTGGAACTGCTCGACGTAATCTGGAATTTTTTTTATTCATAACAACTATTCCTTATCTACGTATCTATTATTTCTTCTTAGCTTCTTTAAGCATAACTTTCTCATCAGCATACCTAATACCTTTGCCTTTATAAGGCTCAGGAGAACGATAAGACCTAATTTTAGCTGCTACCTGACCAACTGCTTGTTTATCTATACCCTTTATCAATATCTCTGTTGGAGAAGTTATCTGTGCAGAAATACCATTTGGCAATGGATATAAAACATCATGTGAAAATCCAAGCTGTAACTTAACAGTATTGTTTTGAAGAGATGCTCTATAGCCAACACCAACTAAAAGTAATTTTCGTTCAAAGCCTTTACTAACACCCATAACCATATTTGATACAAGCGCTCGTAAAGTTCCAATCATTGCTTTTGATTGCTCTGTAACTTGGACTAAAGAAAAACTAATCTTATTATCAAGTAGCTCTACCTTAACATCTTTATCTAGGCATTGTGTGAGCACACCTAATTTTCCACTAACAACAATACTCTCACCCTCAATCTTTGCCTGAACTCCAGCAGGAATTTCAATAGGATATTTAGCTATTCGTGACATTAGAACATCTCCTTAAGCCACGTAACATAAAATTTCACCACCAACTCCATTAGCCCGAGCTTTACGATCAGTCATAACACCTCGCGAAGTTGAAACAATAGCTATTCCTAAACCATTCATCACTTGTGGAATACCTATACTTTTTTTATATACACGCAAACCAGGACGCGAAACACGATCAATTTTTTCTATAACCGGACGGCCTGCATAATATTTAAGAGTAATTTCTAATTCAGGTTTAGAAACGACTCCTTTAATTTGAAAATTATCTACATAACCTTCTTCCTTTAAAACAGCAGCTATAGCCATTTTAATATTTGAAGAAGGCATACTAACTGTTAATTTATCAGCTTGCTGTGCGTTGCGAATACGAGTCAACATATCAGCAATCGGATCGCTCATGCTCATCTCATTCCTCCTACCAGCTAGCTTTGGTCATGCCAGGAATTTCTCCTCGCATTGCCATTTCGCGTAACTTATGACGTGCCAAACCAAACTGACGAAAAACACCCCTAGGGCGCCCTGTAATAAGACAACGATTACGTTGTCTAGTTGGATTGGCATTTCTTGGTAACTGCTGAAGTTTAAGTCTAGCCTGATAACGCTCCTCTTCACTCTTAGAGTTATCTTGGATTAAACTTTTCAACTCAGCACGTTTTACCGCAAACTTAGCAGCCAATCTTATGCGCTTAACATCACGATTTATAAGGGATAGTTTAGCCATATTATAATCCCCCATTAATTACGAAAAGGAAAACCAAAAGCTACCAATAAAGCTTTTGCTTCCTCATCAGTCTTCGCTGTAGTATTTATGCTAATGTTTAAACCTCTTATTACATCCACTTTATCATACTCGATCTCAGGAAAAATAATTTGTTCTTTAACACCAACATTATAATTGCCACGACCATCAAATGCACGAGCAGAAACCCCTCTAAAATCACGCACTCTAGGTAATGCAATAGATACTAAACGATCCAGAAATTCATACATACGTTCGCCACGCAGCGTAACCATGCAACCTATTGGATAGTTCTCTCGAATTTTAAAACCAGCTATAGCTTTACGAGTCTTAGTTATAACAGCTTTCTGACCAGCTATTCTACTTAAATCAGATACAGCATTATCAATAATCTTTTTATCGGCAACTGCCTCTGAAACACCCATATTCAAAGTGATTTTAGAAACACGAGGTGCTTCCATTATACTTTTATATCCAAACTTAGAAAGTAAAGAATGTACAATCTCGTTCTTATATAAATCTTGTAATCTAGACATATAAATCTCGCTCCCTATGATTTAGTACCAACAACACTACCATTGGAACGAAAAATTCTAACTTTACCACCAACATCTTTTTTCTGAATGCCAACTCGCTCTCCTTTACCTGTTTCGGAATTAAAAAGAGCAACATTTGAAATATGTATAGGCATTGTTTTATCTACAATACCACCAGGATTATTAGTCATAGGGTTTGGTTTAAGATGTTTTTTAACAACATTAATACCTTCTACCAATAAATGTTCTTTGTCTACCACGGATAAAACAATTCCTCGTTTTTTCCTATCACGACCAGAAAGAACAATTACTTCATCTCCTTTACGAATTTTATTCATATCAGCCCTTTACAAAACCTCTGGAGCTAAAGATACAATCTTCATAAATCTCTCACCACGCAATTCACGAGTAACAGGACCAAAAATACGGGTCCCTATAGGTTCTAATTTAGAATTTAATAAAACAGCCGCATTACTACCAAAACGAATCAAAGAACCGTCTTTTCTACGGACTCCTTTAGTAGCTCTAACTATTACTGCATTATAAACCTCACCTTTTTTTACTCTACCACGTGGAGCAGCATCTTTAACACTTACTTTAATAACATCGCCGATTCCGGCATAACGTCGCTTGGACCCACCGAGAACTTTAATACACATCACATGGCGTGCACCAGTATTATCGGCCACATCAAGCGTGGTCTGCATTTGGATCATGATCTTTTCCTGTTCCAACTTAGTCAAGATATCAACTAATTAGTCTAAATCTTTACCAGTTTTGGCCCCGTATATTGCTATAAAATAACAAATTTGGGTTGATTTTTGCTAAAAACAAGCTTTCTAAAAATGTAGAAAGCTTCCCTATTAATTGTCTCATGCATCATCAAAAAACACAAGAGACAACGGCAGTTTAAAACAACCGTTAAAAAAATTAAATTAAAGTTGCAGCTGTAACTAAAGATACAACCATCCATGACTTATCACGAGAAATTGGTCTACACTCTTTAATTTCAACAATATCCCCATCTTTATACTTATTTTCTTCATCGTGTGCTTTATAGTTCGCAGAACGAGTAACCACTTTACCTAAAAGTGGATGTTTTACTCTTCTTTCCACTTGAACAACAACAGATTTATTCATCTTACTACTAATAACTTTACCTATTAAAACGCGTTGACGTTTAGAAACCTGTTCTACTATTGTATTCATTTGATTTTTTTCCTTGCTTTCTCAGTAAGAATAGTACGTATTCTAGCAATACTCTTACGAACCTTACTTATTTGAGATGTATTAACAAGTTGCTTGGTAGCTATCTGCATACGCAATTTAAATTGTGTCTTTAACAAGCTTTCTAATTCCACATGAAGCTCAGACATTTCCTTTAAACGAAGTTCATTAGCCTTCATTAAAAATACCCCTATTAAGAACCGCCTATACGACGAGATACGAATGTTGTCGAAATAGGCAACTTGGCAGCAGCTAATCGAAAAGCTTCACGAGCGAGCTCTTCACTAACACCTTCCATTTCATACAAAACTTTTCCTGGTTGAATTTCAGATACCCAATACTCCGGATTACCTTTTCCATTACCCATTCTAACCTCGGCAGGTTTTTGAGATATTGGTTTATCAGGAAAAATTCTAATCCATACACGGCCACCACGTTTTATATGTCTATTTATAGCGCGCCTGGCAGACTCTATTTGTCGTGCTGTTAGCCTTCCTCTACCTGTAGCTTTTAAGCCAAATTCTCCAAATGAAACATTTGCTCCACTACCTGCAAGACCTGTATTACGACCCTTATGTTCTTTTCTATATTTTCTACGAGCCGGTTGTAACATATTTTAATCCCCTTCACTAGATGAAGAAGTTGCTGCAACTTTAACAGTTGAGCGACTACGATGACGTTGGCGTGTTGTTTTATGATCTGTCTTTTCTCCACGAGAAGATTTACGAGGTTTTCTTTGCTCATCATCTCTCACTGTAGTATCAACTAAAGATTCACTACTTAAAGACATATCTCCTTTATATACCCATACCTTTATACCTATAATACCATAGGTAGTACGAGCTTCAGCTGTACCATAATCGATTCCAGCTCTCAAAGTATGCAAAGGAACTCGCCCTTCTCTATACCATTCAGTTCTAGCTATTTCTATACCATTTAACCGACCTGAACTCATAATCTTAATACCCTGAGCTCCTAAGCGCATAGCATTTTGCATGGCTCTTTTCATAGCTCTGCGAAACATTATTCTTTTTTCTAATTGCTGCGCTATAGAATCAGCTATTAACTGAGCATCAATCTCAGGTTTTCTTACCTCTTCTATATTTACATGAACAGGAACTCCTGCTAATTTTTGCAAGTCCGACTTAAGAATTTCTATATCCTCACCCTTTTTACCTATTACAACACCTGGACGGGCTGAATAAATGGTAACACGAGCGTTTTTAGCTGGCCTCTCAATCAACACACGACTAACAGAAGCATTCTTTAGTTTTTTCTTCAAATACTCCCGAATCCTAATATCACCTGCCAATATAGCACTAAAATCTCGATCTTCAGAATACCATTTAGAAGACCAATTTCTAGAAACTGACAGACGAAAACCTGTAGGATAAATCTTTTGTCCCATATCTGCTCCTAGGATCCGACTTTAACTGTAATATGACATGTTTGCTTCTCAATACGATTACCACGACCTTTAGCTCTTGCAGAAAATCGCTTCATCGATTGACCTTTATCAATAAAAATTGCGTTCACTCGCAACTCATCTATATCAGCACCATTATTATGTTCTGCATTAGCTATAGCAGAATCAACTGCTTTCTTTAAAATACCAGCAGCTTTCTTAGGAGAAAACTTTAGGATATTAAGAGCTTGCGCAACTGTTTTGCCTCTAATTAAATCAGCAACCAAACGTGTTTTCTGAGAAGATATGTGAACTCCACGAATAACAGCAGTAGTTTCCATATTTTACCTTTTCGCCTTTTTATCTGCAGCATGTCCTTTAAAGGTTCTAGTCAAAGCAAACTCTCCAAGCTTGTGACCAACCATATTTTCATTAATATAAACAGGAACTTGCTGACGTCCATTATGCACAGCAATTGTCAACCCAATAAACTCAGGTAAAACAGTAGAACGCCTAGACCAAGTTTTAATTGGTTTTTTGTCTCTACCAGCAACAGCTGCATCTATTTTTTTCATAAGATGAAGATCTACAAAAGGACCTTTTTTGATTGAACGTGACATATTGTTAGCCTTTATTTGTTTTTACGTCGCTGGACAATCATATTGCTAGTCCTTTTATTACGACGAGTTTTATATCCCTTAGCAGGAGTTCCCCATGGACTAACCGGTTCACGAGCTTCCCCTGTTCGTCCTTCTCCACCACCATGTGGATGATCAACCGGATTCATAGCCACACCTCTAACAGTAGGACGAACTCCTCGCCAACGCATAGCTCCTGCCTTACCTATCTGTTTAAGACTGTGCTCTGCATTACCGACCTCACCAAGAGTAGCTCGACAATCAACATGAATACTGCGAACCTCTCCAGATCTGAGACGAATTTGGGCATAAACACCTTCTCTAGCAAGCAATACAGCTGAAGAACCAGCTGACCTAGATAATTGAGCTCCCTTACCAGGACGCATCTCTATACAGTGTATAGTAGACCCAACAGGTATATTTCTAATAGGTAATGTATTACCTGCCTTGATAGGTGCGTCAACACCAGAAATAAGCGTTACACCTATCTCTAAATTTCTAGGAGCTATAATATAACGTCTCTCTCCATCTGCATAACATAATAAAGCAATATTAGCACTACGGTTAGGATCATATTCAATACGTTCTACTTTCGCTGGAATTCCATCTTTATCACGACGAAAATCTACAATTCTATAGGCTTGTTTATGACCACCACCTTTATGCCTGATTGTAATATGTCCATTATTATTACGACCAGATCCTCTTTTTTGTTTTTCTAAAAGAGGAAAAAATGGATCGCCTTTATGCAAAGATTGACCTGTTATTTTAATTAGACCTCTCCTACCAGGAGAGGTTGGCTTTACTTTTAAAATAGTCATTATTATGCCACCTCTGCAAAGTTAATTTCATAACCATCACGAAGAGAAATATATGCTTTTTTCTCATGGCGCCTACGGCCCATAAAACGACCAAATTTCTTAACTTTACCCTTGCGATTAAGCATAGCAACAGAATCAACTTGAACTTTAAATAATAATTCTACTGCTGCCTTAACTTCTAATTTAGTTGCATCTGGCAACACTCGAAAAATAACCTGACGATGTTTATCAGCAATAAAAGTAGCTTTTTCGGTAACTACAGGAGATAAAATTATTTGCATTAAACGTTCTGCGTTCATCCTAACATCTCCTCAAGTTGCTTAATAGCACCTCTAGTAAAAAGAATTTTCTTATAGTGTACAAGTGATAGTGGATCTATATAACGAGTCTCTGTAACAGCTATATGAGGTAAATTACGAGTGGCCAAATAAATATTCTCATCTATTTCCTCTAAGACAATTAGTACTGAAGTCAAACCAAATGATTTAATCTTATTTGCAGCCAGCCTAGTCTTAGGAGAACTTAATTCAAAAGATTCTATAACTGCTAAACGATCCTCACGAACTAATTGTGACAATATAGATCTCATACCAGAACGATACATTTTCTTATTTATTTTTTGGGAAAAATTTTCTTCTGGAGAATTAGGGAATATACGACCACCTCCACGCCATAAAGGAGATGATGTCATACCAGCCCTAGCACGACCTGTACCTTTTTGACGCCATGGTTTCTTTGTACTGTGCCTTACTTCAGATCTATCTTTTTGAGCACGATTCCCAGAGCGGGCATTTGCTTGAAAGGCAACAACAATTTGATGAACCAATGAGTTATTAAACTCACAAGCAAATATATTATCAGGACCAGAAATAACACCATTAGAGCCCTGCTCATTAAGGAGCTTTAAATCCATTGTTATAGCCCCCCATTTTTAAAAATTTTCTTAATAGCTGGTCGCACTATCAAATCAGCATCCGAATAACCAGGAACGGCACCCTTTAATAAGAGCAAATTTCTTTCGATATCTATTCTTATAATTTCAAGATTTTGTATAGTACGTTTGACTGAACCCATATGACCAGACATTTTCTTTCCAGGAAAAACTCTACCTGGATCTTGTGCTTGACCAATAGAACCAGGTACTCTATGAGAACGAGAGTTACCATGAGAATTTCTCTGAGAACCAAAATTATGTCTCTTGATAGTTCCTGCAAAACCCTTACCTATAGTTGTTCCTGTAACATCTACATATTGACCATTATGGAAAACACTATTCACATTAATTACAGAACCTATAGAAAGATCTTTTAATTGTTCATGGTTCAACCTAAATTCTTTAAGAACACTACCAGCCTCTACAGCAGCTTTTGAATAGTGTCCAATTTGAGATTTAGATAAACGCGAGGTTTTGCGAAAACCATATGCAACCTGAACAGCATCATAGCCATCAATTTCTTGTGACTTGATTTGGGTTATGCGATTATTTGACACATCAACTACAGTTACAGGTATGGATTCCCCATCTTCTGTAAATATACGAGTCATGCCAATTTTGCGACCTACCATTCCTAGCCTATAAGCTACAGAATTAGCTGTCGATTCTGACATTATTTTCTCCATTTCGACTACGATTGGTCGATTGTTTTTTTAATAAAAAATATAAAAACTAATAAAGTTTAGTTTATAATAATATAAATATTATAATTAATAAGAAATATTACTATAAAAATAAACTACTGCAAAGCAATTTCTACATCAACACCTGCCGGCAAATCAAGTCTCATTAAAGCATCAACAGTTTTATCAGTAGGATCAACTATATCCATCAATCTTTGATGAGTACGAATTTCAAACTGATCTCTCGATGTCTTATTAACATGCGGAGAACGTAATAAATCATAACGTCGAATACGACTAGGTAGAGGCACTGGTCCTCTAACAACAGCCCCAGTTCTCTTTGCTGTATCAACTATTTCTGCAGCAGACTGATCTATTAGTTTATAATCAAAAGCTTTCAAACGAATGCGAATCTTTTGGTTTTTCATGAAGATTCCTAAAGAACGAAAAAACGAAGGTAAAAAATACCTTCGCTACTAAAAAATAAACTAAGCAATAATTTTAGACACCACACCGGCACCAACTGTTCTACCGCCTTCACGTATCGCAAATCTTAATCCTTCTTCCATTGCGATTGGAGCTAAAAGCTTCACAGTAATACTTACATTATCACCAGGAAGTACCATCTCTTTATCTTTAGGTAAATCAATAGTACCTGTGACATCGGTGGTACGAAAATAAAACTGCGGACGATAACCATTAAAGAAAGGAGTATGACGACCACCTTCTTCCTTAGATAAAACATAAACCTCAGCTGAAAATTCGGTGTGAGGAGTAATAGTACCAGGCTTTGCTAAAACTTGCCCTCTTTCAACATCCTCTCTCTTTGTTCCTCTCAACAAAATACCGACATTATCACCAGCTTGACCTTGATCCAACAATTTACGGAACATTTCAACACCAGTACATGTTGTCTTAATTGTATCTTTGATTCCCACTACCTCAATTTCTTCACCAACTTTAACAACACCTCTTTCTACACGACCAGTAACAACAGTTCCACGACCAGATATCGAGAATACATCCTCAACTGGCATCAAAAATGTTCCATCTATAGCGCGTTCTGGTGTTGGTATATAGCTATCTAAAGCATCAGCTAAAGCTAAAATAGCTTTTTCTCCTAACTCTCCTTTATCACCTTCCAAGGCTAGTTTAGCAGAACCTTTAATAATTGGGGTATCATCTCCTGGAAAATCATATTTGGACAACAATTCACGAACTTCCATTTCTACGAGTTCGAGCAATTCTTCATCGTCGACCATGTCTGACTTGTTTAGGAACACAACAATATATGGCACACCAACCTGACGAGATAACAATATATGCTCTCTTGTCTGTGGCATAGGGCCATCAGCAGCAGAAACAACAAGAATAGCCCCGTCCATCTGAGC is part of the Candidatus Kinetoplastibacterium crithidii genome and encodes:
- the rplX gene encoding 50S ribosomal protein L24; the encoded protein is MNKIRKGDEVIVLSGRDRKKRGIVLSVVDKEHLLVEGINVVKKHLKPNPMTNNPGGIVDKTMPIHISNVALFNSETGKGERVGIQKKDVGGKVRIFRSNGSVVGTKS
- the rplN gene encoding 50S ribosomal protein L14, producing the protein MIQMQTTLDVADNTGARHVMCIKVLGGSKRRYAGIGDVIKVSVKDAAPRGRVKKGEVYNAVIVRATKGVRRKDGSLIRFGSNAAVLLNSKLEPIGTRIFGPVTRELRGERFMKIVSLAPEVL
- the rpsQ gene encoding 30S ribosomal protein S17, whose translation is MNTIVEQVSKRQRVLIGKVISSKMNKSVVVQVERRVKHPLLGKVVTRSANYKAHDEENKYKDGDIVEIKECRPISRDKSWMVVSLVTAATLI
- the rpmC gene encoding 50S ribosomal protein L29, producing MKANELRLKEMSELHVELESLLKTQFKLRMQIATKQLVNTSQISKVRKSIARIRTILTEKARKKIK
- the rplP gene encoding 50S ribosomal protein L16, which produces MLQPARRKYRKEHKGRNTGLAGSGANVSFGEFGLKATGRGRLTARQIESARRAINRHIKRGGRVWIRIFPDKPISQKPAEVRMGNGKGNPEYWVSEIQPGKVLYEMEGVSEELAREAFRLAAAKLPISTTFVSRRIGGS
- the rpsC gene encoding 30S ribosomal protein S3, with product MGQKIYPTGFRLSVSRNWSSKWYSEDRDFSAILAGDIRIREYLKKKLKNASVSRVLIERPAKNARVTIYSARPGVVIGKKGEDIEILKSDLQKLAGVPVHVNIEEVRKPEIDAQLIADSIAQQLEKRIMFRRAMKRAMQNAMRLGAQGIKIMSSGRLNGIEIARTEWYREGRVPLHTLRAGIDYGTAEARTTYGIIGIKVWVYKGDMSLSSESLVDTTVRDDEQRKPRKSSRGEKTDHKTTRQRHRSRSTVKVAATSSSSEGD
- the rplV gene encoding 50S ribosomal protein L22; translation: METTAVIRGVHISSQKTRLVADLIRGKTVAQALNILKFSPKKAAGILKKAVDSAIANAEHNNGADIDELRVNAIFIDKGQSMKRFSARAKGRGNRIEKQTCHITVKVGS
- the rpsS gene encoding 30S ribosomal protein S19 translates to MSRSIKKGPFVDLHLMKKIDAAVAGRDKKPIKTWSRRSTVLPEFIGLTIAVHNGRQQVPVYINENMVGHKLGEFALTRTFKGHAADKKAKR
- the rplB gene encoding 50S ribosomal protein L2; protein product: MTILKVKPTSPGRRGLIKITGQSLHKGDPFFPLLEKQKRGSGRNNNGHITIRHKGGGHKQAYRIVDFRRDKDGIPAKVERIEYDPNRSANIALLCYADGERRYIIAPRNLEIGVTLISGVDAPIKAGNTLPIRNIPVGSTIHCIEMRPGKGAQLSRSAGSSAVLLAREGVYAQIRLRSGEVRSIHVDCRATLGEVGNAEHSLKQIGKAGAMRWRGVRPTVRGVAMNPVDHPHGGGEGRTGEAREPVSPWGTPAKGYKTRRNKRTSNMIVQRRKNK
- the rplW gene encoding 50S ribosomal protein L23 is translated as MNAERLMQIILSPVVTEKATFIADKHRQVIFRVLPDATKLEVKAAVELLFKVQVDSVAMLNRKGKVKKFGRFMGRRRHEKKAYISLRDGYEINFAEVA
- the rplD gene encoding 50S ribosomal protein L4, translating into MDLKLLNEQGSNGVISGPDNIFACEFNNSLVHQIVVAFQANARSGNRAQKDRSEVRHSTKKPWRQKGTGRARAGMTSSPLWRGGGRIFPNSPEENFSQKINKKMYRSGMRSILSQLVREDRLAVIESFELSSPKTRLAANKIKSFGLTSVLIVLEEIDENIYLATRNLPHIAVTETRYIDPLSLVHYKKILFTRGAIKQLEEMLG
- the rplC gene encoding 50S ribosomal protein L3, with amino-acid sequence MEKIMSESTANSVAYRLGMVGRKIGMTRIFTEDGESIPVTVVDVSNNRITQIKSQEIDGYDAVQVAYGFRKTSRLSKSQIGHYSKAAVEAGSVLKEFRLNHEQLKDLSIGSVINVNSVFHNGQYVDVTGTTIGKGFAGTIKRHNFGSQRNSHGNSRSHRVPGSIGQAQDPGRVFPGKKMSGHMGSVKRTIQNLEIIRIDIERNLLLLKGAVPGYSDADLIVRPAIKKIFKNGGL
- the rpsJ gene encoding 30S ribosomal protein S10, with protein sequence MKNQKIRIRLKAFDYKLIDQSAAEIVDTAKRTGAVVRGPVPLPSRIRRYDLLRSPHVNKTSRDQFEIRTHQRLMDIVDPTDKTVDALMRLDLPAGVDVEIALQ